The genomic stretch ACTCTAGGGCCACCtgctgctcctccacctccatcgtGCGGCAGCGCACCCAGGCACCCAGCACGTGGCTTGCTGCGGGTCAACGGCCGCGAGCTCGCTCTGGAGCTGATGCACCATCGCCGATGGCtcgactgccgccgccgccctcgcacGCTTCCCGCCGTCGTGTGGCTTGGCCTCGCTTCGCTGCTGATTGGAAGTTGAAATCAAACATAGCTGCATGATGCGGGGAGGCATGGCTGGCGTGAGATGCTGCTGGTGCTTCTGGCTTGGTGGGGGAAACTATCGTTGCTTCTTCAATCGGGAACAGAAATAGAAGCAGAGATCAATGGCGTGATGGTGCTGATGCTTGGCTGGCTGCTTGCTTGCTGTGTGTCCTCGTGAAAAGAGGAAGGGAATCAGTGAGAGGCCTGACCGCCTGAGGGAGAGGGATGAGGGAGCAACGGCGGCCAAGGGCGAAGACCTGCGCGGCGGGCGTTTCGAAGTGGACGGCGAGGCTCGTGggtcgtcttttttttttcttttcctttttccaggAGGTCGTAGCTTGACGGGTTCACGACGTGACAACGAATTATGACAGAATGTTATTTTCACGGATCAATTTTTCAATGATATTTTCAATGCTATAGAACCAATTTTCCCTTTGTTTTTCCGAAAGATGATTTTTTTCTTGGATAGTTTATTCCATGCCTGATTGATGAAGATAAGTGCTGAGATTTTTAGTGCCGTGTTGCTTCAGTAATCAAGTCATAGTTTTTGTGATGTAAATCGTATTCCAACTGGATCCATGCAGAAGCAGACAAGTGGTACTAATGGGTTTTCTTTCTGTGTAGGCTTTACCCAAAGAAACAAATGATGGAGAGTGGAGACACAACAGAGTAGATGTGAGCACCATTTATCATCATTTACTAATAAATAGAAAATGGTATCATACATCGTGCCTCCTTTTCTTGTCGGCCCTCTACTGATGTTGCGCATATGCTCTGATTCTCCATTATAGTTGCGGCAGCAGCTAGCAATGACACTTGTTATGGACACACTGACTGTTAGGCCACTTGGTTATTGAATTTTAGTCTTGCCCAACGAACCACTTCATGGCCAGTATGAGCCCTGAGGTACAATGCGGTACACTTGACTTCTGCAACTCGTCTCCACTGATGAGCAACTCAGTGTTTCTGTGAGAAAGCAGATCCTGATCTAAATGTAAGGACAAACGTTTGGAGACAGCAAGGCCATTGGAAGGACATACTAGCTTCTATCCCGACGCATCCCATGGCGAAGCAGGCTGGATTCTTTTGCTACCAAAGCAATGAGCAATGCAACTCTTATAGCATGAATGAACTAAGCAATGGTTCAACACATTATTTTGTCATGTGAAAACATGAGGATATACCATTATTGCACCGTAGGATGCCAGAGTCTGCAGATATTCCTCCCTGCATGAATACCGTAAATTAAATATCACACTATTATATTACTGTGAACACTCTCACCAACACTACAAATAGAAAATGTTACAATAATTGAAAACATTGGATGCAGTAAAACTGGCGGCAGAGCTGCACATGCCTCCCTGGTGGGACGACCCAGATATCACTACCAAGGGAGCGAGGTTTTCTACCGTACCGTCAGGAAACCGTGAGACCTTTCCTATCGTTTTTTCGCTACCCTGACAGTTCTACTAAACCGTCAGGATTTCATACGCTGTTTGCTATCGGTTTTCCCCATCCGACAGGATTGCGTGAAGGTTCCTGTCGGTTTTCTTTAAACCGACGGGAAAGGTTCAAACTGATAGGAATTTCCGGTTTTGTTGTAGTATATATACAACATTGCAGAATCCTTCTGAACTACTTGCTTGCACAGTTGCACGTTTGCTGCCTACGCCGAAAACCCAATGCACTTGAGCAAATGCCATGAAAAACAGTAGAGATAGCATGGGATTAGGATGCATCGGGAAACCCAAATCTGCCTCGAAGGATTGTTCATTCTAGGAAACACTAACCCACCTTCGCGCCAAAACCTATTCCAGGTTCTCACCACTGCTGCTGCACGCACAGTGGCGGAGCCGAGGCCCGGCCACCCTGGGCTGTTGCCCAACCTCCCCGGCTACTTGCGCTTTAGGCTCAAAGGCCAAGTATATATAGAGCAAAAGGCCAGCGCTGAGGGGCAGCACCGTTGCTTCTGCTCTGGGCTCCTAGGCGTATTGTCTCATCCAGGCTCTCAAAAATTCCTGGCTCCGCTACTGTGCATGCAGTTAATCTGCAGAGCTTCAATAGTTCAGCTGTGACACATACGGCGGTCTGCAGGGATGCAACACAGTGAGAAGGCGCCGCAAGGATGTAGCTCGTACCTCAGAGAAGGGGCCAGTCGGAGAGCGGTTAGTCATTGAAGGATACCCTTCGGCACGGGTTAGTCCCAGTCAGATTGTGGACGCAAGTGTTGATGGTTTGCACTACAGTGCCTTCTACGTTCCCTTCACCGCTAGCGCTGTTCTAGGGTTGTTACCGCACCTCCTGGATGCAGATATAAGTGCCGAGATTTTTAGCGCCAAGTTGCTGTAGTAAACAAGATGTAGTTTTTTGAAGTAAATTGTATTCGAACTGGATCAAATATGGTATTGTGGAACTCGCTCCTAtagttacttttttttttttgcatttttccaTGCTGAGCAGACATGCGGTACTGATGGGTTCTCTTTCTCTGTAGATTGTAGACGTACCCAAAGAAACAAATGATGGAGACAAAGCAGAGTAGATGTGAGCATCATTTACTGCAGAGGATATCATCATTTACTAAACAGAAAATACTATCATCGTGCCTCTTTTGCTTTGTTGCCCTCCGCTGATGTTATGCACATGCTCTGATTCTGCATTATATATCCTGATGCTTCTATCCTGAGCATCCCATGCCGATACGGTGATCAAGATGCTCTTGAAAATAAACTATTTTTGCTCACTGAAGCAGACTGGTTTCTTTTGCTACGAAAGCAATGAGCAATGCAACTCTTCGAGACTCTCCCGTGTCTCTTATAGCATGAATGTGCTAGAGCAATGGCTAAACACATTATTCTGTCATGTGAAAACCTGAGGATATACCTTTATTGCACTACTGTAGGATGCGAGAGTATGTACATATGCCTCCCTGCATGAATACCGCAAATTAAATGTAACGCTATAACTATGAACACTATCCCCAACACTACAGAAGATAGAAAATGTTACAATAAAAACACAGGGACTATTATCATCGATGTATGGAGTCAGCACATGCGTTGGGCGCAGCGCTCAGGTACCCCCCTACCTTTGGGCTGCATCACAAGCCGGCCTAGCATGAACAATAACAACAAATTAAGTGATATTTGGGCCATCCAATGGCTAGTCTGATAAGTGACCAATCCCCCACATTTATAAGTTGTGCTATTCCACTGTCAACAAGAAAGGTGGCACTATTCCCAAATGTTACAAAATGTAAGCATATATGCATTCTTCTGTAACCACATATATATTTTGACTAACGAGCAGTCTCTCAATCGAAGTGCTCCATTTTGGTTCACTTTTTTGCTGTCCTTGGCCTGTTTTGTTTCTTCGTGGATGGAAACTGCATTATTTCAATATACTTTAAACTGTTATGAATCATATGGAAATAGATCAATTATATTTGTCACCATAAGTGTTttataagagcaactccagcagacCCAGACCCTCTAAACAGCCCCATACTCCAGCAGCCCCTCTACTTAGCTTTCTATTTTAGGGAGGCCTCCAATTTCCCCCTTCCACCCTCCATTCCTAGGGGTCTCTAGGGAGCTCTCTATCCATGGGATTATTGCTAaagttaaaaatatttttatggcTTCTAAAAAATAGAGATAACCCCATTAGATCTCTAGGGGTTTTGGTTTGAGGgttattgctggagttgctaagtaacctattttttCATTACAAGAGGACAGGTTCTTCGGAGCGCTGCAGGGTGAAGACCCGTCTGGTCGGCCTTAAGCAATTTTTGACATCTTGACTTGATGCAAAAGGACCCAATCTGCAAGATTGACTAATCATGTTCGCAGACGCTGCAAGCTCTTATTAGGATGCATTGGGATGTTACCCAAAATCTCCTGGTACTGGCTTGGCTAGTTTAATTTTATTGCAGCCCAAGGGATCCACATATGCTTGCTCCCAGCCTCCATCTGGGCCATGGTCCATGGTCCATGGACTAACGGCGGGCCAACTGCAGCTGACTGGTTTTGTTGGATGCATTGACAAAAGCGGATGTCTTGCAACTAGCGGCTAGCTTCCTTTACAGTAGGATGGAGAATAAGAGGATGTAAGGTATGAGTGCTATTATTGATGCTAAGAAGATTATGACCAAAAGATCAGTGGTATTTTGGTAATCAACTTATTAATTGTGTAACAAAAAATCCGTAATATGTTATTAACCAGTTAGTAACCAAACTACATCATGTTTAGAACAGATACACATTTACGTCACTTTGGTCATATACTACCTATGGTACTCACATTACGGTTAATTAATTTTTATATTTTCTGATTGCTCTTGTGATTTCTATTATCGTCTATTTCCTCATTTTGACACAACACAACATCTAGGTTGGTGCTAACTAGAGTatactatattttttttgaaataattaaTGTATACTTGCTCCATCCCATGAAAACGACAATTTTggcatttgaaaaaaaaatcctacaaAGAATGCAATTCTAGAAAATGAACCACATGTGAGCCTACTTAATTACCATGCCTAATCAAGTGGCCAAAACAGATTTATCAGCCATAATTATCTTGCAGGCCATGATTTGCGCCAGCAAAATCGGAAAGGCACCGTACCTAAATAGGTAGACTTGACTAATTAATAAGGATACCTAGGTCGTTCGACAATAAATACTCCTCTCACTGTTGGGGAATGCGCCTTCAGTACCGATTCACTGGAAGGGTCCATCCAGCTACAAAAGTCTCGGTTATTTTTAGACCCGGGAATAAaggagttttagtcccgggtccaaaaacTAGCTCCGacggggctctttagtcccggtcagtaatatcaaccgggactaaaagagccccctttagtcccagttgtaatggCTAGGAACAACGAGGAAATTAGGTGggacatttagtcccggttggaaccaccaactTGGACtaaatctttagtcccggttgaaaacaccaatcgggactaaatgagtggcctttaatcccggttggtggttccaatCAAGACTAAAGGatgatctttagtcccggttgaaaccaacaaccgggactatatcctctctttttttatttcccaCCGACAGCCTTATCTCTCTCCCCACTACCTTATCctctttcccaacccaccaccggcctctctctctctctctcttcctccaccgcttcctctcctcttctctcctccctccactgTCTGCCGCCGGCGCGAGGGGCCTCCCCGACCGGGTTGCCTGGCCACCAACGCGTGGGGCCTCCCCAGCCGCCCCCTAGCCTTCGGCCGCCGGAGCGCGGGGCCTCCCTGGCTCGCCCCCTGGCCATCGGCGCGTGGGGCCTCCCCGGCTCGGGCCCTGaccgccggcgcgcgggcctCCCATGCCGTCGGCCACGTGGGCGCGCGAGGCCTTCCTGGCCGGCCCCTGGCCGCTAGCCGCCACCGGCGCGCGGGCTCTCCCCAACTGGCCCCCCTAGCCGGTGGCGGTGTGGGGCCGGTGGCTCCCGGCAGCTACGGTGATGAGCGCAAGGATCGAGATGAGGAGCAGTGTGGGCTGGGGTGTTGGCAAGCGAAAGCATGGAGCTCGTGCTGGTCTTGGCGGCGTGGATGAGCCACACGATGGCCTTGCTAGGCTGGTCGATGCCGAGGCAGTACTGGATGTCGTAGAATTGGATGGCCGTGGGCACAAGCTGGACGTGCCGATCCCGGAGACCCCGCACCGTCACGACCTTGCTGTGCCGGTCCTTGCCCCTGGCTGCCGTGCGCCACCCAGCACGTCCGCcatgccgccgcggcggccaccgaGCCGCCGTCCAGCGTGGCGTGCGGGCGCTTGCAGCGGTGCGCTCCATTCCTATCTCCTTCATGCCTTGCTCATCCCCAATTCTCAGTGTGCGGCTGTGCCATCTAAATCTGCAGGTGGAAATGGAATTCAGAAACAGGTTGAGTCTTCCGCACCAATCTAGAACAAATTGATTTTTGTCTTATtactttctcatttttttcGTTACCAACTaacctttcttgtttttttgccAGCGCCTCCATCTGTTTTTTATTGTGCCCCGATGGTTATGCTTGTTGCAAActatttattttccttccttccatcctcttactttttttttgaaggtgAATGCCAATGGTGTACAATAGGTTGTACAAAGCTCTTGAGAAGTTGTTTTATGAAATATGTTCGTAATTATTGGCTTGACGGAACACATAAGTTGATCGGaacaaaatcagaaaaacaaaagttaaTGGTTGTTGGCTCGGTTCTCTTATTTGcgtgtgttttttttcctctttgttAGCAGGTTGTTTTCTTCTAAATTgaatattttcttattttttatctGCAATAATTTAGCGGGGgatcagtttttttttatttttttaacctttAAGTCccggtattaccaaccgggactaaaagggtcacgtgcatgtgcatgcatggtggCCCCTGACCGGGGACTAATtgggggacctttagtctcgAATGATTAAGTTCCGGTTAGTTTTTTGAGAGATACGaggcttaccaaccgggactaatgctcatatttccaCCAATGGTTCCAAACCCCCTTTCAGTACcgattgtgcaaccggtattgttatatcggtactaaaggaggtccTTCAGTACCGGGTGAAATAAAGGTCACACGTGGCTGAGgtcttttctttcccttttcttttctcattttttttctgttcttttctttcttttctcattttacttttctgtcacatcacacgtcaTTCCACCGCCGTGCCATGCCCGGCTGCCGCGCCTCCAGGCCACCGACGCCTTGCCTCCCGTCGCGGCTGCCGCGCCTCCAGGCCTCTGAGCACTGCGCCTCCCAGCTGCAGCCGTTGCGCCTCCAGGCCTCCGAGCGGCCCTCCAGTGTGGAGGCCAGCGGCGTGTGGCTCCAGCACGGCCCCGAGAGGCGGCGGTAGtgagagaagagggaggagagaggtagGAGAGATAGTGCGTGGCTGGTTGAGAGATGAGGGTGGGGAGATAAGGATAAGGCGTAGGGTGgggagataagggagagagacGAGGAGTCGGAGAGAGCCAGAGAGAACCTTTTAGTACTAGGTGGaggtttcacccggtactaaaggccctcaggcacatttgTACCGGTTtgagcctccaaccggtactaaacgtgGTCATGGGGGGCTCCTGGGAACTGGCTATTAGACCCAATACTaatactcacattagtaccgggtcaaaaaccaaccggtactaagggttaggaccaatgctcagttttccagtagtgtctGTCTAGGAAAATTATAAGGCCAATCTCAATGGaagatttcattttgttgtttcgTCCAAAAGTTCCTCATCAACAAAATAGAAATGAAACCACGTATGAAACTCCTTCTATAATGCATTGTTTCATCATTACTAGCTAGTATTTCATAGGTTCTCATCACATTTAATCCTATGACTCATTAATAGTCGGAAAAAACCGCGTACATGCAGTTTTATGGGGATGAAACTGGTTTCATCTCTCTTCGTTATTTatttgccacatcatcaaaacaATCCTATGGGGATGAAACTGGTTTCATCTCTCTTCGTTATTTatttgccacatcatcaaaacaATCCTAGGTGTCATGCaatttaatgagaatgaaacttCCATTAAGAGTGACCTAATTGCATTTTTcatgagatggagggagtagttgaaTGCACTGTGCAAGTATGTAGTACAACCCCATTGAATTTTTAATCTGTCAAGTGAGGATTCTGTTCATATAATGAATTACCATGCTATATTTAGTGCTGTATTGCTTCTGTAAGGATTACTTTTTCTGATGTAAATTCTGGATCAAATGCGGTATAGCTTTCTCATTTAATTACTTTCTGAATCGTTCCTATTTCTGCATAATCATATCAGTGTTATAGCCATGAACAGTGAGTTGCAAGGCATACTCTGGACATTACCAAAGCTGCAATTAATACGTGGCCGTTGCCGTGGCAATCTTTGCCTGCCCTCTTATCTTTGCAAGTAGTCTGCTTTGTGCAAAAAAGTTTTGCCTATGCCTCCTGGACTGTGACTGCATCATGGCAAGAATCTCATCATAGACAGCCCTTTACTCAACATTGAGGTAGTCGTGCGATGTTGCGTGGTCCTGGTCAACCTCGATCATGGATCTCCCTAGGCACACCACACACCATTTATGATGTCAATTTCTCGTCAATATCAGGAAGAGGAAGGACCTTGTATAGTATGCCTCGAGCGTGCTCATCTGATCTACTCGCCTTGAAGTACTGGACAACCATTGACTTACGGACATCTTATTCGGCTAGCACTTCCTGTTCAGTGGCTCATGTCCGTGGCAATCGTCTGCAATGTTCTGTAGTGTTCCTGCGGGCATGCAGGCCTAGGTCCAATTGTAAGGACTAATAGTTGGAGACGGCAAGATCATTGGGAGGGTTCACTAGCGTATATCCAGATGCATCCCATCCCGATATGATGGCAACAGTGCTCGCTAATGAATTGTTTGCTCATTGTACATAATAGCAGACTGGTTTCTTTTGCTACGAAAGCAATGAGCAATGTGCCTCCTCTAAGCGTTTTTctttac from Setaria italica strain Yugu1 chromosome II, Setaria_italica_v2.0, whole genome shotgun sequence encodes the following:
- the LOC101762112 gene encoding transcription factor TCP13-like, which produces MEALAKKQERFRWHSRTLRIGDEQGMKEIGMERTAASARTPRWTAARWPPRRHGGRAGWRTAARGKDRHSKVVTVRGLRDRHVQLVPTAIQFYDIQYCLGIDQPSKAIVWLIHAAKTSTSSMLSLANTPAHTAPHLDPCAHHRSCREPPAPHRHRLGGPVGESPRAGGG